A region from the Desulfoglaeba alkanexedens ALDC genome encodes:
- a CDS encoding type III pantothenate kinase — protein MLLAMDIGNTNTVMGLFEGEKIVQDWRIRTEVNMTVDEYGIIVRSLFDSSPLPAAEVSHVIISCVVPPVLNNLDGFCRKYFRLQPLVVGPGIRTGMPILYDNPKEVGADRIVNAVAAYETFRQAVIVVDFGTATTFDYVSDRGEYMGGVISPGIMISCEALFHKASKLPRVEIFARPRSILAKNTIASMNAGIVFGYAGLVEGIISRMKKEIQSDIKVVATGGLASLIAAECPAIDEVDDYLTLKGLKIIFDRNRKD, from the coding sequence ATGCTTCTCGCCATGGACATTGGAAACACCAATACCGTCATGGGGCTCTTCGAAGGCGAAAAGATCGTTCAGGACTGGCGCATCCGAACCGAAGTGAACATGACCGTCGACGAATACGGCATCATCGTAAGGAGCCTCTTCGACTCCTCGCCGCTTCCGGCCGCTGAAGTCTCCCATGTGATCATCTCGTGCGTGGTTCCCCCCGTGCTCAACAACCTCGACGGGTTCTGCCGCAAATACTTCAGGTTGCAGCCCCTGGTGGTGGGGCCGGGCATCCGCACCGGAATGCCGATCCTCTACGACAATCCCAAGGAAGTGGGAGCGGACCGGATCGTGAACGCCGTCGCCGCCTACGAAACCTTCCGGCAGGCGGTGATCGTGGTCGATTTCGGCACCGCCACCACCTTCGATTACGTTTCGGACCGGGGCGAATACATGGGTGGCGTGATTTCCCCGGGCATCATGATTTCCTGTGAAGCGCTCTTTCACAAGGCGTCCAAGCTTCCCCGCGTCGAAATCTTCGCCCGGCCCCGCTCCATACTGGCCAAAAACACCATCGCCTCCATGAACGCCGGAATCGTCTTTGGATACGCGGGACTGGTGGAAGGCATCATTTCGAGGATGAAAAAGGAAATCCAGTCGGACATCAAGGTGGTGGCCACCGGGGGGCTGGCGTCGCTCATCGCCGCCGAATGTCCCGCCATCGACGAAGTGGACGACTACCTCACCCTGAAGGGTCTGAAGATCATTTTCGACCGAAACCGAAAAGATTGA
- a CDS encoding S66 peptidase family protein: MGRRTGFKPFALKQGDGIALIAPASTFPAGAVEALRRTLEREGYRPLPGVHIASAHRYLSGRDHQRAEDLLRAFRDPSVKAVFCLRGGYGSSRILSRIPFSRLGTEPKLFLGYSDITFLHASLWAGSGWITFHGPNGLDLVEDDQALRDVIEALSGAASFSRPIDPEMVVRPGRATGILLGGNLTCLTHLLGTPFCPDVSDCLLFLEDRAEASYRIDRMLNHLRLAGLWEHLSGLLLGRFADCCPADELRSIVLESVQGYGFPVVAGLPFGHGKPNPVLPLGLPFSLNTHDGTLEPLETPFRDSDA; the protein is encoded by the coding sequence ATGGGAAGACGCACGGGTTTCAAGCCCTTCGCCCTGAAACAGGGCGACGGCATCGCCCTGATCGCCCCGGCGAGCACCTTCCCCGCCGGCGCCGTCGAAGCCCTGCGCCGAACCCTTGAGCGTGAAGGCTACCGCCCGTTGCCTGGCGTTCATATTGCCTCGGCGCATCGTTACCTTTCCGGGCGGGATCATCAGAGGGCCGAGGACCTTCTCCGAGCCTTCAGGGACCCCTCGGTCAAGGCCGTGTTCTGCCTTCGGGGCGGATACGGAAGCAGCCGCATCCTCTCCCGGATCCCCTTTTCGAGGCTCGGGACCGAGCCGAAACTCTTCCTGGGCTACAGCGACATCACCTTCCTTCATGCGAGCCTCTGGGCCGGGTCCGGATGGATCACGTTCCACGGCCCCAACGGCCTGGATCTCGTGGAAGACGACCAGGCGCTGCGGGATGTGATCGAGGCCCTGTCGGGCGCGGCGTCCTTTTCCCGGCCCATCGATCCCGAAATGGTGGTGCGCCCGGGAAGGGCGACGGGCATCTTGCTTGGCGGCAACCTCACCTGCCTCACACACCTTCTCGGTACGCCGTTCTGTCCTGATGTTTCCGACTGCCTCCTTTTCCTGGAAGACCGCGCCGAAGCCTCCTACCGCATCGACCGCATGCTCAACCACCTGAGGCTGGCTGGGCTCTGGGAACACCTTTCCGGCCTGCTCCTGGGCCGGTTCGCGGACTGCTGCCCTGCAGACGAACTTCGATCCATCGTCCTGGAAAGCGTCCAGGGATATGGCTTTCCGGTGGTGGCCGGCCTCCCTTTCGGCCATGGGAAACCCAACCCGGTTCTGCCGCTGGGGTTACCGTTTTCCCTGAACACTCACGACGGCACACTCGAACCCCTGGAAACCCCTTTCCGTGATTCCGATGCCTAA